One genomic window of Magnolia sinica isolate HGM2019 chromosome 3, MsV1, whole genome shotgun sequence includes the following:
- the LOC131240093 gene encoding WAT1-related protein At3g18200-like: MLAPSALVGSAERLAPHASMIFVQLSSATYVVVSRVILTQGISSTVFLVYQFALATIFMAALAFIFERKNRPPLTKSILCWIFLLALIGLTLSQNLLSACLYYISSTLEAAVVNLNPVFTFILSIISMQENLGINTWWGKGKIFGTLLSVSGASTLMFWKDSTESLLGTASLTEWVFGLVMVVLGVLALSTWILLLRPMTKRYPAEFSLTAIMFFFGTLQTAVIAVFTSHEATEWKLHWDLELVNIFFGALFYCGLSNLFTTWCAGVKGPIFVASFAPFGLVLTTILEIIFLGDTLYLGSIVGSIMVVLGLYVFLWSKSKEDSCIDTMDPLDKDDCTTALLV; encoded by the exons atgttgGCCCCTTCTGCTTTGGTAGGAAGTGCAGAGAGGTTAGCTCCACATGCGAGTATGATATTTGTTCAGCTCAGCTCAGCAACTTATGTTGTGGTTAGTAGGGTCATACTCACACAAGGGATAAGCTCTACTGTCTTTCTTGTCTATCAATTTGCGTTAGCTACAATCTTCATGGCAGCATTGGCTTTTATCTTTGAAAG GAAGAATAGGCCTCCCCTCACGAAATCCATCTTATGCTGGATTTTTCTGCTTGCTTTAATTGG GTTAACGTTATCACAAAACCTATTATCAGCGTGCTTGTACTACATCTCTAGCACATTGGAGGCTGCGGTTGTCAACCTAAATCCAGTCTTTACTTTCATTTTATCTATAATCTCAATGCAAGAGAATCTTGGAATCAACACCTGGTGGGGTAAAGGGAAGATCTTTGGGACTCTTTTATCTGTCTCTGGTGCTTCAACTCTCATGTTCTGGAAAGATTCAACTGAGAGTCTTCTCGGCACAGCCAGCTTGACAGAATGGGTGTTTGGCTTGGTTATGGTGGTTCTTGGGGTTCTTGCACTTAGCACATGGATTTTGTTGCTG AGGCCCATGACAAAACGATACCCCGCAGAGTTTTCCCTGACGGCCATAATGTTTTTCTTTGGAACGTTACAAACTGCTGTCATAGCCGTATTTACCAGTCATGAAGCCACAGAATGGAAGCTTCACTGGGATTTAGAGCTCGTAAATATATTTTTTGGA GCCTTGTTTTACTGTGGATTATCGAACCTCTTCACTACATGGTGTGCTGGAGTAAAGGGACCCATCTTTGTGGCCTCATTTGCTCCTTTTGGCTTGGTTTTGACCACAATCCTGGAAATTATATTTCTAGGGGACACCTTGTACTTGGGAAG CATAGTTGGATCAATCATGGTAGTTTTGGGCCTTTACGTTTTTCTATGGTCCAAATCCAAGGAGGACAGTTGCATCGACACAATGGATCCATTGGACAAAGACGATTGCACCACCGCCTTGTTGGTCTAA